A region of the Lagopus muta isolate bLagMut1 chromosome 2, bLagMut1 primary, whole genome shotgun sequence genome:
ccaagccagtctatgattcttATATACCAGAGCAAGCTGTGAGTCCTACGGGAGCCTTTGTCTCTCATGCCTTCCTAGGCACACAAGATGGTCCCACAGCATAGAAATACTCTGGTATGCAAGGCTGCCAGGTCATGGCGCTTCTTTCACTCTGTCTGCTCAGGCCTGGAAGTGTTGATGTGAACTACAGAGTGGAGGCAGGATCAGCGAGCTTCCATCAGCTGGAGCATTCCAGCAGACGTGTAGTACAGTACCTGGATGAATCGTACAACATAGAGCCCACCTCcttcactacagaaataatgAGTAAGTGCAAAACTCTCCCAGTCTTTCCCTTCAGCATTCGCCTTATGTTGCTGATTATCTAATTCTGAACCTACAAAAACTGTTTATTTCTCATCTGTTTCATTTCACCTTGTGCTTCATTTCACCAAAGCTTAGAATTTGAATGAGATGGCCATGCATGCAGCATTTCTGACTGAAAACCAAACCCTTCCAGCTACTCCGTTAAACCCTGATGCAGTATCTCCGTGGGAGAGAGACTGAATCCCTTGAGCTCAGCTCCTGAACTGAGCTCTTTGCATGTCAGGCTGCCCATACTCTCCACGCCATCACGCCAGAACAAGCAGCTGCCTTAAAGAACGTGTTCCCTCTGATTTCCTTGGCACTTTGtccaagctgctgcagcacagtgcccaACAAAGTGCCGCCATCTCTCCTGGTCTGAGCACTGACCAGCTCTCTCTGTGGGCCCTCTCCTTGGGTTGCTTCTCTCCCAGATTTCCTCcttggaaagcagagctggtACAAGTCCCCCTTCGTAAAGCTGCCTGGGACCTTTGGCTGACAGAGATGGTAGAAGATCATCCTGTGGATAATGTAGTATCTGCTACCAGAGGCAGTGCCCTGCAGCCAAAACTGCgtgcagctgcagaacagctgagATTTCTACAATGAAAGGCACCATGCAATAATGCAGAATGCTGCACTTTGTCTTCCCAGATCGCACGAACTTCACTGTGAGCCCTGCCCACATTTTTGAAGGAGATGCCATCCAACTGATGTGCGAGGTAGACGCCACGGCTGAGAACACGACCTGGAATCATGGCAGTCAGATCATCCTGAACAGCTCACGGCACTCCATGAAGACAGACAACAGCACTGCGATGTCACGGGCAGTTCTTACAATTATCAACGTTACGCAGGAGGATTCTGGTACGATTTCCTATCATTAAAAGAGCAGATGCAAATCTCTAGTGTAACTGATTCTACGGGAAGCAGAGGCATGCAGTGACTGCGACTCCCTGGAGCGAGACAGAAAAATAGAGCATCCCTCATCATTTCCCTGTCAGCTTTTGGTCGTTTGTTGGTCTGattgttttctgtaatgaaCCACCTGCTGACCTGCAGTGGCAGTAGGATGTGGAAGACTGACAATGGGTGTTTTTGGTGCCAATGTCCCCTGTCACATCACAGGAGTGGCTGCTCAGCAGTGAGGCCGCCTTGTCCTCTGTGTGAGGTAACTGAGGCTGTGACTGCATTTTGCCCCAAAGGCTCTCGACCCCTTTGCAAACATAACCCAAGAAGTAAGAGCCCACAGAGTTTGGTTTTTCACGTGCTCTTGTTTAGAGCTTTTTGAAAATCAGAGTAAGGGAAATGGGTGACACTGTGCCAGGACATGTATGCAAACATGCAAGCAAACATGTATGCAAACTCGATGCAAAGTAGCTCCCAGTTCACAACTCCAAATGTAGGGGAACCAACAGCAAAATGTGCTGTGTGTAAAGATGTTGTCTTTGTCTTACAGGTACCTACACGTGCACTTTTACAAGCAGATACCTGTCTATAAATCTGATATACAGAGGCACAGAAGAAATACGAGTCTCTCCACTACGTATCATCTCATACTCAAACAATGATAAAGTTAGCTGCAACAGCCCTGAGATACAGGCaaacagccctgtgctgttctgttgcATTGATGGACAATTACCACTGCTTACTGGCAACTGGAAGGTGAATGGAGCAATCAATATTACAGGTGAGATTTACAAAAGGTTGCCTTTCACTGCTTGGTTTGCATGTCTGTCAGAGACCTcgtgcagctcagcagcagctagCCCAGAGGTCTGAGCCTAAGGTGTGCATGGGGTATGCCCCAGAGTGGGGCCAAGTGTGTACAGACTCCATAGGCACTGCCCAGGTGTAGATGGGACTCTGGGCATCTGGGCATCTCCATGCACTTTGCAGATGCTCACATCTGTGCCATCCTGACTAGAAGCAGCCGTGTGGACCATCATCACACTGACTGTCCAAGAAGCTTATTTTTGCATCCTCTGGTTTTGAGAGAAACAATGAATTGTAAGGGTGTCTATGATTATCTGCAGCGTCATCCCTGGGGGCAGAAAGTCTCTGTGTACCACATAACAGGATGGGGAAACCAAGAGGGATTAGTAGTACCCCTCAAAACTGCTCCATCTTACCTAAAAACTGACTCCACATGGGGCTGTGATCCATCTCATACCAATTGAGTCAGACTTCCTGTTAGGCTTTACTAATAGCATGAACGTGAGAGTTAATATATCTCCAAGCACAGTGTGTTGCAGGGAGTTACGAAATGACATCAATAGAGAATCTCACAAAAGTCCATTATAACCAGCTTAATGCCCTCTTTAGTATTTACTGGGTATGGATTCCTTAAATGTTTTATGGGTATGGATTTTCTGTCCATGCTAAACATTTGTTGTAAAAGGACTTTATCAGGAAGTGGGACATACAGATAAACCTTCAAAGTTCATGCACAGTCCTTGCCACGgagcacagccactgctgtgcagcagtgcttgcagaaAGAGGTGaaagctgggctgcagcagcccttaTTTGCCCTTTATTGCCAAGCTTCCTCAGTGGCTTTCCTCCTTTACTTCCTGCCTTGTTTCCTACATACAGCAATGAGGTCAGGCTGATCCAGAACAACCtcaattcatagaatcacagaatggcctgagttgcaaaggcccacagcgctcctccagctccaaccccctgctgtgtgcaggtcgccaaccagcagcccaggctgcccagagccacatccagcctggccttgagtgcctgcagggatggggcatccacagcctccttgggcaacatgTTGCCCATCCTGACACATCCAAGCACTGCTGTGGCTCTAATTTACATTAATTTTGgccacagagcagtgctgaaagcAGGGGCATTGGGCCTTTGAGACTTCTGTGAGCAGTTCCAGAGTGAAGGATTAGAAAGGACTTCAGCACTGATGTATTCAAGTGGCATTCTATCAGAGGGCGCTGACAAAACCACCGGGCTTCCTCAGCTAGTGTGACTGCTTGGGATTTCAAGAACCCAACTGCTGTTAGATGCCCCCTGACCTTCAGttagttctttttctctctagGAGTCCCCAGTTTCAGCAGTAACTGCACTGAATACAAGCTCAATGTGGTGGACTCGCTATGCTTGGCCGAGCAGTCGGGTACGGTGACGACATACACGTGTGAGCTGCAGACAGGGCATGGCGCCCAGAGCAGCTGGGACATCCGAATTACGTACTTCCGAGAAGGTAAGAGGGAACAGCAAGAGACCACCCGCTGTCTGAGGCTCTTCAGTGCACACCACTGGCAAAGCAATCATTCTGACAAGTGGCCCTCAATATAGTGACATTTATCTTGTGTTCTCCCAGCCCAGGTAAGAATATCTTCCAGTGTAAACACATCAGTTTCCGTGGGATATGGCTTCAGTCTAAAGTGTGAAAGTGATGTGAGCAATTATGACAGCATCAGATGGGAAATCCATTCTGGAGATAGAATACAAGCAGTAGAATGTGCTGCGTGCATTACAACCAACAAATCCACAGCCACATCAGTGCTCGAGGTGAACACTGCCACTCAAGACTGGAATGGTGAGTGAACGTGGCTGACACCAGTTACAAAGGcaatgaaatcatagaatgatagaatgtccggggttgcaaaggcccacagcgctcctccagtcccaacccctgctgtgtgcaggtcgccaaccagcagcccaggctgcccagagccacatccagcctggccttgaatgcctgcagggatggggcatccacagcctccttgggcaacctgtgccagtgcctcaccaccctcggggggaaaaacttcctcctcagatccaacccaaacctcccctgtctcactttaaaaccattccccttgtcccatcaccacccaccctcacaaacagccgttcccctcctgtttatccactcccttcaagcactgaaggccaccatgaggtcaccccacagccttctcttctccaggctaaacaagcccagttccctcaacctttcctcatagcagagctgctccagccctctgacatctcagtgccctcctctggacctgctccaagagctcagcatccccagcccaGCAAATAGTTGAGGTACTTCATCATGGGAGAGACAGAGAATGagaattaaaattcaaattgcTCGAGAACAGAAAATCCCGATACTGCCAGGACTGTACTTGTGATGAACTGATGGGCTGATGAGCATGCAGGAGCTGAGGAGCCCTTCCACTAAGATCTGTCTTTTGTGTCACTGCTCTCAGGCACCTATGTCTGCACATTCTCCCAGGACTCCCTGAACAATTCTGCTAGCATGACAATCAATGTGATTCCCTTGCCCCTGAAGCAGTACATCCAGATTGACCCCGTTGAAGCACCTATCATGTGCAGGATGCCCCAAGCCATCAACTGCTGCATAAGTGCTGACACCGTGGAAGATTATGATGTTACATTTGTGgtgcaagaaaaagaatttccaGCTGGTAAGAAAGAGTAAAGTTGTGGAACCGTCAGTTACAGTACGTACTACAACCCAGACCCTGtagtttttcattgttttcagttATGTTCATGTAACCAGTATTACAACTACCTGTGAGTACCACTAAGGGTatgaaaagatacagaaatggGCTTTTTAGGATGATTGCCAGGCCTAGGGAGTGTGACTCAGAACAGTAATTGGTGTGCTGCCATGGCAATGAGGCACCATGCAGGGCAGGGGGAGGGAAGCATCATCAGCACCGTTCTGGTTGGGGAATGCTgaactacatttattttcttttatattcctCTGTGCCACCTGTTTGAAGTGAGAATCAAGGAAGTGTTGCTCATGACTTTCCcctaatttctgaaaaatgtagaATAACAACACGTCTTTGAATATAGTTCAAAGATCTGTCTTCTACGTGGTTGTAGATaccacctgcagcagctgaggcttCCATGTCTTTAATCTTATTGTGGGTGTTTGGCTTCCCTGGGACACCTCTATAGACTGGAAATTTTCAGGCAGGTGACAAAATAACTAGATTAGAAGTgagcacagaacagctgaactgtttcagaaagcaggcaggagcaaaaagacaaaaaaaggcTGAAGTGTGAGCAGGGGGAGATGGAAGGATGGTCGGTTTGCTGAGATGTGTTGGGTCCTCTCTGGAGGAGACTGCAGTTGGGGCATACTGCAAAGCAATGGGAGATCCGGAATTCAAAAGATCCATAGACATGGCTGTGGCCCAGACAGAAATGtcagctttctgctgccagctggtTGGCCTAGAACCAGCACTAACCCACCTCAAactttccatgcagaaaaaaagaagcgAGGAAATTTCTTGTGCTACTCGTACAATTACACAGAAATGGAATGCAGGGGAAAGGAGCTCGAGGCACACTGCAAGTTTGTGAACAGCATTGGGCAGGAGGTCAGCAGCGAGAGGATACAGCTGAACCTGATAGCTGGTAAGTGTCACAAGCACAGAgctcctcctggctgctgcatAGGAAATCCCAGTATCTCTGGTAAAGCAGATGTCACTAGTTTAATCAGGGGTGACAACACAAACAGTTCTTGTTTGCCAAGAACTTTTGTCTCCTTTCTGGCTGGAAATTTTggaatgcagaggaaaacacacattttgctgatgttgaaaaaaaaaataataattcaacaAGATGTTCTGTCTTCACacctgtgctggagcaggcagtTATGTGACAGTGCCACATATATATGCAGACACTTGATTTTAAGTGGCAGCTACTGTGAATAACCCAATCAAAGCCAATTAGCAGACACTCTGTTCATCAAAAAGGTGTTAAGGCATCACTATCAAAACCTTCATATGACCTTCCTATGTGGGCTACAGCAGAACTGAGTCTCTCAGCATAATAAACTCACTTTAGGTTAGAAATGATCACAGATACAAAGAGACAGTTCATAAGCAGTCAGTGTAGTGACAACCCCACCCCTATGGTGCATGTAATCCAATGGACAAAGCCTAAAGCACTGGGTGTTCATTTGGCAGTTCAGTCAAGTACCCCAAAACAAGGGGctctcttcagttttctttctcattttgtgattgaaaaaaaaaaaaaacccaatatgAGAATTTAGAAGCCAACGTTCTTTTCACCAGGTTTTGATTGCAGCTTCTCCTTGAGAGCAAAACACCACAAGCCCATAATAGAGGAACCAGCATACAGGGACCCAGAATATTTCCCTGCTCTCAAAAAAGATCCTCTTAGGCCTTGGAAGAATGTTTGAAGATATAAATTAATCTTTCTGTATATACTTACTGTGGAGAGCAGTGAAAGCCTGGTAgttattgggaaaaaaaaagcacttctgaGACATACACCCACTGAAAGGTCATAATTAACGAAAAGAAAAAACCGAAATCCTAATCCAAAGAACTCAGAATGCTGTGTGGTCACTTATCTGATGGGAGGTAAATTACTCATCTCTATGCTTCTCAGCTTTCCGTCTTGATGTCTTTTTCTCAATACAGATGAGGACATCATTTCCTGCTCAGAAAACAATACCTTTGGAAGGGAAGGAGACGTGTTAATAAAGTCGTGCTCTGTTTTAAACACTACTTTTCTCCGAGGCAGCAAAATTTACAAGTGCTGCAGCAAGTCGTGGAAGTTGGAAAAGAATGACTGCGTGTCCGAACAGATCAACAGCCTGCTGCTCACGGCAGAGGTAACGTGTCTGGAGGGGCAGACTTTATCTCTTGGCAGTACGGTGCTCTCTGTGTTATTCAAAGacgtagaggaaatggacctgggggtattgattgatgctcggctgaacatgagccgacagtgtgcccaggtggccaagaaggccaatggcatcctggctttcatcagaaacagtgctgccagcaggagcagagaggtgattgttcccctatattcagcactcgtgaggccgcaccttgagtactgtgtccagttttgggcccctcactgcaagaaagatattgaggccctggaacgtgttcaaaggagggcaacaaagctggtgaggggtctggaacacagggctgatgaggagaggctgaaggagctgggaatgttcagcctggagaagaggaggctcaggggagaccttattgctctctataacttcctgaagggaggttgtagtgagctgggggtcggcctcttctctcgtgtcatcagtgataggaccagggggaatggtttcaagctacggcaggagagattcaggctggacatgaggaagtattacttttcagaaagggtggtcaggcactggaatggatgcccagggaggtggtggagtcaccgagcctgggggtgttcaaggaaaggctggatgttgtgttgagggacatggtttagtaggagctattgggaataggtgaacagttggactggatgagcttttaggtcttttccaaccttggtgattctatgattctatgattcgtATTGCTGTAGCCATTATGAAGGAGGATCAAGCTCCAGGCAAACTGCATACATGTGATACACTGCTATCTTCTGTTCCAGTCCTTGGTCAACAGTCCCAGTGCAAAAACCGGCCTACCTGACTTCCTTCAGAACCTGAAGAATCAGATAGTACTGCTGCAAGATGACAATTcttctgcaaaccttgctgcaATTGTTACCATCCTCTACAGCATCTCTTCTATTCCAATAGAAGCAGAGAAGTCCACCATCATCGTAAGGTTTTATTTAACACTTGTTAATACTCATCAGTGCCTTTGGTCTCTTTTGTCATAAAGAATGACATTCCTCCTGATGGACTGCTGTGGTTAGTTAGAGTCAGGAACAGGAGGGAATTAAAGGAATGAGACAGAGTGACCACAAAGATTAAATGATGGCAAAGAAACAAGTATTTATGGAAGATGATGAAGACTAGGAGCTTAAGCATGAAAGAGAGATTGCTGTATTCTAGCTTAGCAGCTAGAAATGTTCTAGGGGCCCATAAATGCCTCTGGGATTCAAGATTAGAGCAAAGGCCaaggaatgggctgcccagggaggtggtggggtcaccaaccttggaggtgttcaaggaacggtTAGACATTGTGTTGAGAGACATGGAttagtgagaaatattgctcataggtggatggttggactggatgaccttgtgGGCCTTATCCAACCttgctgattctatgattctatgaatgatGGAATAGGAGAATAGAAAATGGGCTTTAAATAAGGATAGAGACAGTAAATTCCAGGGTCCACAATGATGCAAGGAAAATCAACTGATGTTACAACAACTGAATTGCAAAACATATCATAGAAATACTTGTAAGCCTTGATTGTCAGTTGTGCAGGAATAGCACTGCTCTTCTGAGCAGAAATGGGCAAGAAGACTTGTTTTCTAGTTGGAGAAtgagatagaaaaaaatcaaagacagCATAAAGGTTGAGGCCTGGGAAAGAAGGCTGGAGAAAATATTAACATATAAAGACAAGCTACGCAAATTACTTTGGAAGCCTTGACTTGGAAATAGGGTGTGGAAAGGATTAATAATTGAATATTTCATGTGGACTGAACAAAAGAAGAACACGTAGGGCTTTTTCAACAGGCAATTCTCGGTCAGTCCAGAAATTATCATCAAAAACAGGTATTCGTACAAGATTTCTAGTTGCagcattgttgttctgttgttaCAGGATTACTTCACTACAGTGGATGTTATTGTTGCTGATTCCAAGAAGGAGCTTTGGGCTGACCTGAATCAAGGGCGGATATCCATCAGTTCTTTGTTACTGAACGCAGTGGAAAGATTTTCTGAGAACCTCCTACCGGTCAATAACAGCATTCCACATGTGTCCACTGAAACCCTTGAGCTGCAAGGTATGGTTGTCACAGGACATAGCCAAGCGGACTACAATAAGGACTTCAGCCGCCTGGGAAACCTCACAGCTCGTGTGCTGATTGATAAAATTGAGACTCTGCCTCCAAATTCAACCATTGTCAGTGTGGCCTACTCAGCTCTTGGTCGTATTTTGCCTGTGAATGCGAACATGTATGTGAACAGCTTGGTGATATCAACAGTTCTGAGCTGTGAGAGAAGCCAGAACTTCCGTATTAATATGacctttcagaaagaaaacctgtCTTTGAAGGCGCCCCAGTGTGTCTTCTGGGACTTCAACCTCAACAACAGTAGGGGAAGCTGGGATAATCAAAGTTGCACACTAACAGAGGGAGAAGACAATGTCCTTTGTTCCTGCAATCACTTGACGCCATTCTCCATTCTGATGTCACCGGATAAACCTGCTCCAAATTCTGTTGAAGATTACATTACCCACATTGGCCTGGCCATTTCGATCTTGAGTTTAGTGGTCTGTATTGTAATTGAATCCTTAGTCTGGAAAACCGTGACAAACAACACAACCTCCTACGTCCGTCACGTCTGTATTCTCaacacagcagcatctctcctAATTGCTGACGTTTGGTTCATTGTCACTGCCTCCATCAGCGAACGCAGCAtgcagagaagaagagagatCTGTGTTGCAGCCACATTCTTCATCCATTTATTCTACCTGTGTGCCTTTTTCTGGATGCTCAGCCTTGGCCTCATCCTTTTTTACAGGCTAGTCTTCATCTTACATAACACAAGCAAGACGTGTCAGAAGGCAGTGGTATTCTGCCTGGGTTATGGGTGCCCCTTTGTCTTTGCAGTCACCACCATTGCTGTCACGCTGCCATGGGACACTTACACCAGAAAGGATGCCTGCTGGCTCAACTGGGAGGACAGTAAAGCTATCTTGGCCTTTGTCATACCTGCCCTGGCCATCGTGGCCATGAATTTGTTCATCACTGCAGTTGtgataataaaaatactaagGCCAAACATTGGGGACAGGACAAACAAGCAAGAGCGGAAGACCTTGTTTCAAATTTGCAAAAGTCTCATCATCCTGACACCACTGTTAGGCCTCACCTGGGGATTTGGTCTCACCGTTATCATCAAACATAGCCACCAAGCCTTCCACATCCTCTTCGCTCTGCTCAACGCTTTGCAGGTGAGTTACACACAGGCATGGTTTTGTTTCGTCTTATGCCCGTTTAACAAGTAGTGacattcctgcagtgctgtgcttgagGGGAATTaaaacagcacaggaaagctCAGATTTGTCTTACACATCTTCACTCCCAAAGGGCTCTTTGGGAAACCCATTCCAGGCGTTCAGAAACACCTTGTATGATCAGCTTCATTAACAGATGTGCCTCGTAGATCGATCTGGCACAGACACAACTTCTAATTTTGCCAATGCTTTTGGCAAGAACTCCTATCctgaagatgaggaaaataGCCCCATTATTTTCAGTTGGGCAAGCTACAGCTCATCAAGTTCTGCTCTTATTACAGTGCATCTGGAGGCATCACATGATCCTCTTGTGGGTTCAAGTAATGAGGAACTACAAACTACATGAAAATCCCCCCAGACAGCTGAGTAGTGCTACTAAGAGAGGAACTGACCAAACCCATGGATGAATTTTCAGTCAGCAGTTTTTACAACCAGGCCAGCAGGATCTAGATACAACAGGATTTCTTAAAGACAGCAATAGTTATGTCTGCTCTGTCTCTTAAGGATGTCCTCAAACCTGCACACTCCAGACCAATCTCTCCTGCCTTTCCTATTGTGCACCTTCCAGCTTGTAAAAATAGGAAGGCATGCCTCCCATATACAAATACCCGTTCTTCCAAATGTACTTAATGCTAGAAACTACCCGGGTCATCTTCTAAACCAGGTATTCAGTCTGTCCTGGAGAACTCCAACCACATCAACAGTCCATCATCATGTGAAATGCACTTCAAAAACGCCTTCTATCAGAGAGTTTGGAGTTCTAATAGTGAGCACGGGCAGTGATTGTGATAATTGTGAGGTACTGCAATTAAAAGTTGATGTTGTCAAAcatgtcattttctgtttcctaggGATTATTCATTTTGGTATTTGGGACTCTGTGGGACAACAAGGTAAGAAGTCAAACTGTTTCCTGTATTATGTGACAGATTGTTGGAATTTGTACACagtcactgcatttttctttcttgaacaAATAGATAAAAGAAGCCCTGCTGAAGAGGAATTCACTATCCAGATGGAGTTCACAACAAACAAAGGTGAAATGCTTGATTTAAGAACATATTTCTAAGTTACTGTTGAATAACCCGACATTCTCCATGTGTCTCCTAAGTCCATTGCACTGTGtatgctgaattattttttagaaCTGaccagagaaagaaattaacaaCACAAATATGAATACACTTCCCTTTTCAAAGTTCATTATTTCACTTATAATAATTGGTCAAAAATAAGAAGGAGCTTGGCGGACATTTGATCTAGAGCAGTATATGAAAACATACTGAATTTCCTAAGAAATAAAGTACCAAATGTAACTGGAACTCTAAGTTTGAAAAAAGACAATTCCAGGAGCACCATTAATTATTCACAATGTAAGAAAAATTCAGAAGGAATTTCTTGGGGCAGGGAAGGatggccgtgctgctgctgggacttGTAAGGCAGCTGATAGCTTAGCCAGCTTGATTCTTAGAATACAAAATGGGAGGAGGAAACAGCATTTTGTCCAGGTTGTGTCCATTTgcaatcacagaacagctgaggttGGGAAGAGCCTCTGGATGTCATCTCATTCAGATTGCAGAAGTGTCTGGGTCACTCCTGTAGTGTGTGAATCACTCTCATGGTGCTGAGTTTTCACTTTGTATAGGAACAGGATTTATCAGAAGAATCTGCTGAAGTATTGCTTAAGAAAAGTCAGAATAGCTCGAAGGATGGAGGCTCCCCAACCTCTCTGCCCCATCTACTCCTTTGTTTGCTCACAGTGGAACCATTTTTCAGTGggattttttgtattttgcctTTGTGCCCACCACCTTTTGTCCTCCCATTGGGACCAATCAGAAAATTCTGGCTCTCTTCTGCTGaagctttcttcattttggaTCCTGAGAATAATTTATCTGACTTTTTTAAACTGGTACTCTGAGTATTTCCAGTGTTTCCTGCAGGAGGAATTCCACTGGGAATTCATAGCTAGGAATATTtcctaatgcatttttaaagtgcCATTCCTTGTCTCTGTCCTGAAAACGATGTCTGCTGGATGTGGTGCTATTTCAACTTCTGGAAAACCTCATTTTTCCCAGCACGGGAGGAATAACTTACACAACTATCATTAAGCATGGTGGCTTTTCATTACCTCCTGTACTGGCACATCCAGCAGAATAAAGGAGAAGGAGCAAGTTGTTAAGCCTTCAGCCCCAGTTCTGAATTCCTCTCAAACAAAATCTTCCAGACCAAACACTTTCAGCTGAAGTTGACGCTGTTGAAGCTGCCCCAGACCGTTGGGGTTGTCCCGTTTCCATGGCAGTtctacagaaaagaacaaataaagcaAGATCCAAGTCCTTGATCAAAATTTTTAGATGTTATTCATCtaccttcttcctctctccctttgtGATATAGGCCTTATTTCCCCCACCATGGCACAACCTAGTGAGCAGAGGCTGTCTGAACAGAGAAAGacatttaattctgtatttttttaaatatacttctTGAAGGAATCCCATTAATTTGTCAAACTATACCAGctctgaaaatgaagcattttagCAGCAAAAGCTCTCCGGACCGAACACGGTTGTATTCCGCCGCCCTCTAGTGCGTAGAGTTCAATGTGCCTCTGGTTATCCCAGCAGCCCTCATGGCCGATCCCAAGTGCACAGCTCAGCCTTCCTGCCGCCCTTAATGGATAAAGGGCCAGAACGTTCTGCTGTCTGACACTGATAGAGGGCTGTGTGATCAGGGGCACCGTCTGGTTGGAGGCTGTAACTAGTGATGCTCGCAAGGAGCCAGTGCTGCATCCAGTCTTGTTCCGTGCCTTTATCAATGACCTGGGTGAAGGAATAGAGTCCATCCTCcacaagtttgctgatgatttggagctgggaggagtggctgacacaccagaaggctgtgctgccagtcTGCGAGAGCTGGACAGGGTGAGAGTTGGACAGAGAGGAACCtggtgaggttcaacaagagcaagtgtagagtcctgTCCTG
Encoded here:
- the ADGRF5 gene encoding adhesion G protein-coupled receptor F5 isoform X2 is translated as MPSPVTAALHLLSLLATTRFQTSQASGFDPLTQSAIGREVGEESFQPELQRQKRNVLIFDPPPLEYAIDIEVSLTNSSFVEPIKEYFRNLPLPFSTNISDVEMTVSSVNITTVCVTTENQSCCSCESGYAWPSMGCSDLISCPSISLAPSQPCGYTREKPFLGPYCELQNKDSCGVGEPTVMNMSVRLGTAFHDDLRNHSSQLYKKYKADLDKAFNAGYGCLPGFVSATTTGFRPGSVDVNYRVEAGSASFHQLEHSSRRVVQYLDESYNIEPTSFTTEIMNRTNFTVSPAHIFEGDAIQLMCEVDATAENTTWNHGSQIILNSSRHSMKTDNSTAMSRAVLTIINVTQEDSGTYTCTFTSRYLSINLIYRGTEEIRVSPLRIISYSNNDKVSCNSPEIQANSPVLFCCIDGQLPLLTGNWKVNGAINITGVPSFSSNCTEYKLNVVDSLCLAEQSGTVTTYTCELQTGHGAQSSWDIRITYFREAQVRISSSVNTSVSVGYGFSLKCESDVSNYDSIRWEIHSGDRIQAVECAACITTNKSTATSVLEVNTATQDWNGTYVCTFSQDSLNNSASMTINVIPLPLKQYIQIDPVEAPIMCRMPQAINCCISADTVEDYDVTFVVQEKEFPAEKKKRGNFLCYSYNYTEMECRGKELEAHCKFVNSIGQEVSSERIQLNLIADEDIISCSENNTFGREGDVLIKSCSVLNTTFLRGSKIYKCCSKSWKLEKNDCVSEQINSLLLTAESLVNSPSAKTGLPDFLQNLKNQIVLLQDDNSSANLAAIVTILYSISSIPIEAEKSTIIDYFTTVDVIVADSKKELWADLNQGRISISSLLLNAVERFSENLLPVNNSIPHVSTETLELQGMVVTGHSQADYNKDFSRLGNLTARVLIDKIETLPPNSTIVSVAYSALGRILPVNANMYVNSLVISTVLSCERSQNFRINMTFQKENLSLKAPQCVFWDFNLNNSRGSWDNQSCTLTEGEDNVLCSCNHLTPFSILMSPDKPAPNSVEDYITHIGLAISILSLVVCIVIESLVWKTVTNNTTSYVRHVCILNTAASLLIADVWFIVTASISERSMQRRREICVAATFFIHLFYLCAFFWMLSLGLILFYRLVFILHNTSKTCQKAVVFCLGYGCPFVFAVTTIAVTLPWDTYTRKDACWLNWEDSKAILAFVIPALAIVAMNLFITAVVIIKILRPNIGDRTNKQERKTLFQICKSLIILTPLLGLTWGFGLTVIIKHSHQAFHILFALLNALQGLFILVFGTLWDNKIKEALLKRNSLSRWSSQQTKSTSLILVAPMFSMSYPFSRTFNNLFGKTGKYTVSSSEPSSASTENTSKSDSLLN